One window of uncultured Methanoregula sp. genomic DNA carries:
- a CDS encoding DUF190 domain-containing protein: MLADGMLLRIYIAESVRINEKSAYKYLVDYFLAKGFPGCTVFRGMIGYGHEYKIHTVDILNLSLDLPVVIDVVDTEEKIMAIVPEVEAMVEHGLVTVQKVQMGRKEKK, from the coding sequence ATGTTAGCGGATGGAATGCTGTTACGGATCTATATCGCGGAATCGGTACGCATCAACGAGAAATCGGCATACAAATACCTGGTTGATTATTTCCTGGCAAAGGGATTTCCCGGCTGCACGGTCTTCCGGGGAATGATCGGGTACGGCCACGAGTACAAGATCCACACAGTGGATATCCTCAATCTCTCGCTGGATCTCCCGGTCGTGATCGATGTGGTGGACACTGAAGAGAAGATCATGGCCATCGTTCCTGAAGTCGAAGCAATGGTAGAGCATGGCCTTGTCACGGTCCAGAAAGTGCAGATGGGACGAAAGGAAAAGAAATAA
- a CDS encoding CrcB family protein: protein MEPVILVGVGGAIGSILRFELSKLQPIRGIPAGTALVNILGSFAFALVVFAALPGDLYALIGIGGLGGFTTFSTFGFETFRMLEDHDYPMMITNVLINVAGSLLGVGAGYLAVLWLI, encoded by the coding sequence ATGGAACCGGTTATTCTTGTGGGAGTTGGCGGGGCGATTGGATCCATCCTCCGGTTCGAGCTCTCGAAACTGCAACCAATCAGGGGCATCCCGGCAGGAACAGCTCTTGTGAACATCCTTGGGAGTTTTGCGTTCGCGCTCGTGGTCTTTGCCGCTCTTCCCGGGGATCTCTACGCCCTCATAGGCATCGGGGGGCTGGGCGGGTTCACCACGTTCTCGACCTTTGGTTTCGAGACATTCCGTATGCTTGAAGACCATGATTATCCTATGATGATTACAAACGTGCTCATCAATGTTGCAGGCAGCCTTCTCGGGGTGGGTGCGGGGTACCTGGCTGTCCTGTGGTTAATTTGA
- the crcB gene encoding fluoride efflux transporter CrcB, producing the protein MKINYYPYVLIAAGGFTGAILRWYIDVQIPSLGGTLIVNFLGCFVMGVFMYESIYIGKFSRDTRIFFGVGVIGAFTTFSALAVQSFQAGPALGMANILANLLLGFIGILAGRHIISYQRWN; encoded by the coding sequence ATGAAAATCAATTATTACCCTTACGTACTCATTGCAGCGGGAGGTTTTACGGGTGCAATCCTGCGCTGGTACATTGATGTGCAGATCCCGTCTCTGGGGGGAACGCTTATCGTCAATTTCCTCGGGTGCTTCGTCATGGGCGTGTTCATGTACGAATCGATCTATATCGGGAAATTCAGCCGGGACACCCGTATCTTTTTCGGCGTGGGGGTCATCGGGGCATTCACCACGTTCTCGGCGCTTGCAGTCCAGAGTTTCCAGGCCGGGCCGGCGCTCGGGATGGCAAACATCCTTGCAAACCTCCTGCTCGGATTCATCGGCATCCTTGCGGGACGGCACATCATCTCGTACCAGAGGTGGAACTGA
- a CDS encoding response regulator, with amino-acid sequence MISVLYIDDDPSLLEISKMYLEDSGEFHIDTVESATRALDILQHHNYDAVISDYQMPEMDGLEFLRNLRKENPLIPVIIFTGKDREEIAFAAVENGADSYHQKGGDPEIQFAELSHKIRKSVEQYPTKLAIRKSGIRHRFETVPCYTRVLDNECRVICDSPSTAYILGYPESFFTGKIAIDFIHPEDRETAKAAFDRVRTRTNPGTPTGFRLRKANGTYISVESVAMNLTGVTGVDGIVVTTWLSPGKKGMNRYFGTN; translated from the coding sequence ATGATTTCGGTCCTGTACATAGACGATGATCCATCCCTGCTGGAAATCAGCAAAATGTATCTCGAAGATTCGGGAGAATTTCATATCGATACCGTGGAATCGGCCACCCGTGCGCTCGATATTCTCCAGCACCACAATTACGACGCGGTCATATCCGACTACCAGATGCCGGAAATGGATGGCTTAGAATTTTTAAGAAACCTGCGGAAAGAAAACCCGCTCATCCCGGTCATTATTTTTACCGGAAAAGACCGGGAAGAAATTGCCTTTGCCGCAGTTGAAAACGGGGCAGACTCCTATCACCAGAAAGGGGGCGATCCGGAAATCCAGTTCGCTGAACTGTCGCACAAGATCCGGAAATCCGTAGAACAATACCCGACAAAACTGGCGATCAGGAAAAGCGGGATCCGGCACCGGTTCGAAACCGTTCCCTGTTATACCCGGGTCCTTGATAATGAATGCCGGGTCATCTGTGACTCTCCTTCCACCGCATATATTCTCGGGTATCCCGAATCTTTTTTCACCGGGAAGATTGCGATTGATTTTATCCACCCGGAAGATCGTGAGACCGCGAAAGCTGCATTTGACCGGGTCCGGACCAGGACAAACCCCGGCACCCCGACCGGGTTTCGTCTTCGCAAGGCCAACGGGACCTATATCAGCGTAGAATCCGTTGCCATGAACCTCACCGGTGTAACCGGTGTTGACGGGATTGTCGTGACAACCTGGCTCTCCCCCGGTAAAAAAGGGATGAACCGGTATTTTGGCACGAACTAG
- a CDS encoding PAS domain S-box protein: MITVLYVDDEQHLLDIAKIFLERTGNFLIDTAISVAEAQKKLELLKYDAILSDYQMPVTDGIEFLKFVREHIGSIPFILFTGKGREEIVIQALENGADFYVQKGGDPKSQFAELQNKIEKAVNENTAICARKESEQRLIDIINFLPDATFVIDTRGTVIAWNRAMEQMTGVPATDILGKGNYEYALPFYHERRPILLDLILSYDLSYAQTYDDIRQDGDQLVSEKFIPALSGGKGAHLWFVASPLYDAKGTIVGAIESIRDITGQKNLEQSARASERRYHNVFNAVAEAMIVVDRDSGSILDANTAAIRLYGYSCDEFRRLQSRDLTDDNERMIPVDREGILHIPERRHRKKDNTLFPAEITGNVYPQKNRTIAIMTARDITDRKKSEQELAQRNDELHAANEQLAATTEELRQNCEELGNNQRQLIRTNEFLTSLISASPFAIVAFDTMGTILKWNPAAEQMFGWREQEMVGRTFPHIPKKNVRGFEAVLRQVFSGESVSGLELRRPKKDGTIIDIRLSAAPIYYDEETISGVIGIIEDITEQNVAKETLAESRRVLDTLMNNLPGLVYRCKNDHDWTMEFVSRGCLDLTGYLPDDLIANRTVTYASLIVPEDRQRVEDEVQQGVTSQRPFQMEYRITDRAGAVRWVWEQGRGIFNARGELAFLEGYITDNSERKHAEEALRQANSKLNLLSGITRHDIMNQLFVLQAYIRKCGDAIDSPVQLAELFSKEQKIAKSIEHQIDFSRDYQDLGMQKPVWQNVAAVIHRIHATHLMGGIRIHVDREDPEVYADPLFEKVMYNLIDNALRYGGEALTAITISSREENRSLIITVADDGAGIRAEDKPKLFTRGFGKNTGLGLFLSREILSITGIAITETGEPGRGARFEITVPDGRYRFCQDSSPLRS, from the coding sequence ATGATCACCGTTCTCTATGTTGATGACGAACAGCACCTGCTGGATATCGCCAAGATATTTCTTGAACGGACCGGCAATTTCCTTATCGATACCGCAATTTCTGTTGCTGAAGCGCAAAAGAAACTTGAACTCTTAAAATACGATGCGATCCTTTCCGATTACCAGATGCCGGTTACTGACGGGATAGAGTTCCTCAAATTCGTCCGCGAACACATCGGCTCAATCCCGTTCATCCTGTTTACCGGCAAGGGGCGTGAGGAAATTGTCATCCAGGCACTGGAAAACGGCGCTGATTTTTATGTCCAGAAAGGCGGGGACCCCAAATCGCAGTTTGCCGAACTGCAAAATAAGATCGAAAAAGCCGTCAACGAGAATACCGCCATCTGCGCCCGGAAGGAATCCGAGCAGCGGCTGATCGATATCATCAATTTTCTCCCGGATGCCACGTTTGTCATCGATACCCGGGGGACCGTCATTGCATGGAACCGGGCCATGGAACAGATGACCGGGGTTCCTGCTACTGACATACTCGGCAAAGGCAATTACGAGTACGCGCTCCCGTTCTACCACGAGCGCCGTCCCATCCTTCTCGATCTCATTCTCTCCTACGACTTATCCTATGCGCAGACCTACGACGATATCCGGCAGGATGGCGACCAGCTCGTATCAGAAAAATTCATCCCGGCCCTTTCCGGGGGGAAAGGGGCCCATCTCTGGTTTGTTGCATCCCCGCTCTATGATGCGAAGGGAACCATTGTCGGGGCTATCGAATCGATCCGCGACATCACCGGGCAGAAAAACCTGGAACAATCGGCGAGGGCCAGCGAACGGCGGTACCACAATGTTTTCAATGCCGTAGCAGAGGCGATGATTGTCGTGGACCGGGACTCCGGATCAATTCTCGATGCAAACACGGCTGCCATCCGGCTGTACGGGTATTCCTGCGATGAATTCAGGCGGCTGCAGTCACGGGACCTTACGGACGATAACGAGCGGATGATCCCGGTTGACCGGGAAGGAATCCTGCATATTCCCGAGCGCCGGCACCGGAAAAAAGACAACACCCTTTTCCCGGCTGAAATCACTGGCAATGTCTACCCTCAGAAAAACCGGACAATTGCTATCATGACGGCCCGGGACATCACGGATCGCAAAAAATCTGAACAGGAACTCGCACAGAGGAATGACGAACTCCATGCTGCCAACGAGCAACTCGCGGCGACAACAGAAGAACTCCGGCAGAACTGCGAAGAACTCGGCAATAACCAGCGCCAGCTGATCCGGACCAATGAGTTTCTCACAAGCCTGATCTCCGCTTCGCCGTTTGCCATTGTTGCATTTGACACCATGGGGACTATCCTTAAGTGGAATCCTGCGGCAGAACAGATGTTCGGGTGGCGGGAACAGGAAATGGTAGGGAGAACATTCCCGCACATCCCCAAGAAGAACGTACGGGGATTCGAGGCAGTTCTCCGGCAGGTTTTTTCCGGCGAATCCGTTTCCGGCCTTGAACTCCGCCGGCCTAAAAAAGACGGTACGATTATCGATATCCGTCTTTCTGCAGCACCGATCTACTATGACGAGGAGACGATCAGCGGCGTTATCGGCATCATCGAAGACATTACCGAACAAAATGTGGCAAAAGAAACACTGGCCGAGAGCCGGAGAGTCCTGGACACGCTGATGAATAACCTGCCGGGGTTGGTGTACCGGTGCAAAAATGACCATGACTGGACCATGGAATTTGTCAGCAGGGGATGCCTGGACCTTACGGGATACCTGCCGGATGACCTGATTGCTAACCGCACGGTCACCTATGCATCGCTCATTGTTCCTGAAGACCGGCAGCGCGTCGAGGACGAGGTGCAGCAGGGAGTAACCAGCCAGCGCCCGTTCCAGATGGAGTACCGGATAACCGACCGGGCCGGGGCGGTCCGGTGGGTCTGGGAGCAGGGCCGGGGAATTTTCAATGCCCGCGGGGAACTTGCGTTCCTTGAAGGGTATATCACGGATAACAGCGAGCGCAAACATGCAGAAGAGGCACTCCGGCAGGCAAACAGCAAGCTGAACCTGCTCTCCGGCATTACCCGGCACGATATCATGAACCAGTTATTTGTCTTACAGGCATATATCCGGAAATGTGGGGATGCGATCGACTCGCCCGTCCAGCTGGCCGAATTGTTTTCAAAGGAACAAAAGATTGCAAAAAGTATCGAGCACCAGATCGATTTCTCCCGCGATTACCAGGACCTGGGTATGCAAAAACCCGTCTGGCAGAATGTCGCTGCAGTAATCCACCGCATCCATGCAACCCACCTGATGGGCGGGATCCGGATCCATGTTGACCGGGAGGATCCCGAGGTATATGCCGATCCGCTTTTTGAAAAAGTGATGTACAACCTTATCGACAACGCTCTACGGTACGGGGGCGAGGCATTGACTGCCATCACGATATCCTCCCGTGAGGAAAACCGGTCCCTCATCATTACGGTTGCCGATGATGGCGCCGGTATCCGGGCCGAAGACAAGCCGAAGCTGTTCACCAGGGGCTTTGGCAAGAATACGGGGCTTGGCCTCTTCCTCTCCCGGGAAATCCTGTCGATCACCGGCATCGCCATCACCGAGACCGGGGAGCCGGGCAGGGGAGCACGGTTCGAGATCACCGTGCCGGACGGGAGGTACCGGTTCTGTCAGGATTCCTCCCCGCTGCGATCGTGA
- a CDS encoding SRPBCC domain-containing protein encodes MKELRSEIKIRASAERVWNILTDFAGFPQWNPFIRRAHGPVRVGEQLHVTIQPSGARGMNFRPVILNVEPGRELRWVGHLLVPGLFDGEHIFTIEPSGPGRVRFIQREIFTGLLVPLFSRGLDTDTRRGFDEMNRALKVRAEQAAE; translated from the coding sequence ATGAAGGAACTCCGGAGTGAGATTAAAATCCGGGCATCCGCCGAACGGGTATGGAACATCCTCACCGACTTTGCCGGTTTTCCGCAATGGAACCCGTTTATCCGCCGGGCACATGGTCCTGTTCGTGTGGGGGAGCAGCTCCACGTTACTATTCAGCCGTCCGGTGCAAGAGGAATGAATTTCCGTCCGGTTATTCTCAACGTTGAACCCGGCCGGGAGTTACGGTGGGTGGGTCATCTTCTCGTACCGGGACTCTTTGATGGTGAGCATATCTTTACCATTGAACCCTCAGGACCCGGTCGGGTTCGTTTTATCCAGCGTGAAATCTTCACCGGTCTGCTCGTCCCGTTGTTTTCCCGGGGACTGGATACTGATACCCGAAGGGGCTTTGATGAGATGAACCGGGCCCTGAAAGTCCGGGCAGAGCAGGCTGCGGAATAA
- a CDS encoding nucleotidyltransferase domain-containing protein has protein sequence MKNIPADNISLNITNPNIPMPEKAILTFCWKWKIDSFRFYGSIMRDDFRPDSDIDVLVEYRPDAHHSFHDLFEMTEELEHLFGRKVDLADRRSVDASPNYIRRKGILSGKPPVHRQMSYLLDMLIWARAIQDLMKEKSKGTIDHDEMTFHAISFNIRQFVASVGRVDSPTRNRLPQITWDILDDARQEFEENPLDRKSTTMNTIAREIVPLVIPILVSVIPREDEI, from the coding sequence ATGAAAAACATTCCGGCCGATAACATATCACTCAACATTACCAACCCCAATATCCCGATGCCGGAAAAGGCCATCCTGACATTTTGCTGGAAATGGAAAATCGATTCGTTCCGGTTTTATGGCTCCATCATGCGGGATGATTTCCGCCCGGACAGTGACATCGATGTACTCGTAGAATACCGGCCCGACGCCCACCACTCTTTCCATGATCTGTTTGAGATGACGGAAGAGCTCGAACATCTCTTCGGGCGCAAAGTTGATCTTGCCGATCGCAGGTCAGTTGACGCAAGCCCGAATTATATCCGGCGGAAAGGGATTCTTTCAGGAAAGCCCCCGGTCCACCGACAGATGTCTTACCTGCTCGATATGCTCATCTGGGCCCGGGCAATCCAGGATCTGATGAAGGAAAAGTCAAAGGGAACAATCGATCACGATGAAATGACGTTCCATGCAATCAGTTTCAATATCCGCCAGTTCGTTGCTTCTGTAGGAAGAGTCGATTCCCCGACAAGAAACCGTTTGCCGCAGATCACGTGGGACATTCTCGATGATGCCCGTCAGGAATTTGAAGAAAATCCTCTTGACCGTAAGAGTACGACAATGAATACGATTGCCCGGGAAATTGTCCCCCTCGTCATTCCAATCCTGGTGAGTGTTATTCCGCGTGAAGATGAAATCTGA
- a CDS encoding winged helix-turn-helix domain-containing protein, producing MYNLVSFAARGSVRRKVLKGLFRANTPTELAKTLDLDRSSVSRTIQALEKVGLVECLTPDEKMSRYYQTTATGKKVVDIIEGKAE from the coding sequence ATGTACAATCTCGTAAGTTTCGCAGCACGGGGAAGCGTGAGAAGAAAAGTACTCAAGGGACTTTTCCGGGCGAACACCCCAACGGAACTTGCGAAAACTCTGGATCTTGATCGTTCATCTGTCAGCCGGACCATCCAGGCACTTGAGAAAGTAGGACTTGTGGAGTGCCTGACACCGGATGAAAAGATGAGCCGGTATTACCAGACAACCGCGACCGGTAAGAAAGTCGTTGATATCATTGAAGGAAAAGCTGAGTAA